Part of the Candidatus Marinimicrobia bacterium CG08_land_8_20_14_0_20_45_22 genome, AAACACGTTTCGGAAGTTTTCTGGAAACGTTTGACTCATAAAATCAAAGACCGGATCAATCCCGGAAAAGAGGCGCCCGTTTACCAAATCGGTGAGACTTACGGCGGACTCGGTTTGATCAAATCTTACGTCAATAACGGAATGCTCGATGCGCAATTCAATTTCGAACAATACTTCACGCTGAGACGCATCATCACCGATCCGAATGGCGATTTCCGCGATCTGACATCCAGCATTCAGAAGGTTTTTGATGTGTTCGGATATAATCATGTACAAGGCAATATTGTTGACAATCTCGATCAGGTGCGCATTATGGCATTTCTCGATGAGGATTTGACAATGTCCGATAACGGAACCGAACGCGCGTGGCAGGAACCGCCCATCGTCGTCGATCACGCCGCGGCATTTTTCAAAGAGCAAATGCTGATGACCTATTTGCTCACCGTTCCGGGAATTCCGGTCATTTTATACGGCGACGAGTTTGGCATGACCGGCGCCAACGATCCGGATAACCGCCGCATGATGCGATTCGGCGATCAGTTATCCCGCTTCGAAAAACAACAGTTAAAGGCAGTTTCCAAACTGATCAAAATCCGTAATTCCCATCCGGCTCTGCGGCGCGGCGATTACCTCCCGCTCTTTTCGGAAAAAGATGTTCTGGTTTATAGCCGTGGCGACGCGAAAGAACGCTTCATCATCGCTCTGAATAAAAACGGAATGCCGCAGATGATCGATCTGCAACTTCCGAAATGGATCGATGCAAACGGACTGAAATCGGCAATCAACAACCGTTCGTTGACCATCAAAGATCACAAGGTTTCGTTGATTTTATCGCCTTATTCGGGAGATATTTTACTGATAGGTGATTGACCGGTATGATGCTCTTTCTTACTTCCGTATTCAAATATGAATGTCCGAAGTGATAATTTGATATAGCGAAGTGAGGTTCCGGGTTACTTCCTTCGGCGGAAAGGTTGCAGTCAAACTTACCGTGTCATTCCACGTGTAACGATTTAGCTCGGTGTGTAATTATTAATATGAGCTCTACCAAGATGATTTATAATTATTTTCTGCGCCGTCGTCTTTTGAAATAAGATTGTCGCTGTGTGGTAAATCGAAAGGACTTTGTCCTCCAATTCTTTATCTTGATGCAAATCCGATATATTTAATTTTCCCTTTAAATCATTTAAAAATATTCCTTGTCCATGCGATGAATGCTGATCATGCCGGTTCAAATAGGCAGCGATTTTCTCGATTTCGTTTTGTGGCTTACCTTTACAATTTCGCTTTCCTAATAAATCAATAAGATATTTTGTAGAGTTATCTTGCATTACGATTGCGGCCTTGAGTCTTCCAAATGGTATTTGTTTCAAACGTTCATTCCATAAAAGCGCTTTCGTCGGATCTTTTGATACCTCACTAAATGCGAGATTAAACTCATCTATAACTGCTTGAACTGGAATATATCCTTCTTTTAAAAAGAATTGTGGATCCGTCGGACCCATACTAGAATAAGGTCCCATTAATATTTCATCACTCGCGCATGCAATTAAGGTTCCACCGCTCATTGCAAGATGTGGGATAATTACACGGATATTGGGGAACGTTTGATGCAAATAACTAATAATTCTTTTTGTTGCTTCGTAATCACCACCAGGTGTATGGATAATCAAATCTAAAGCAGACTTATCGGTACCTTGTACACAGGTCATGAATCCTTGAATATCCTGATCTATAATAGAATGAAATGGAGAAGGAACGGGCGGTTTTATAACAGAAAAAGCAGACATATAACTAATTGTAGTTCTTCCCGTGCTCTTAAATATCTGATCCATACAACCCTTTAAATAGGTCAATGGATTCAGTTTATCAACTTCTTCAAGAACTTTATCCCAGGTAGGCATTAATATCTCCAACAGTAAAGGTAAATTGGTCTGGAGTGGTTTCACTACATTTACGAAGAGTATCCTTTACTTTTTGGATTTTTATATCGGTGTAAAAACTGTTGAAATTTTCTTTCGATTTTTTTTCAATAAATTCTTTGATCGCTATAATTTCAGCGACATTTTTTGTGTCTTTGACTTCATTTACGCTATTCATGACAATCTCCATTTCTACCCAAAGATATTTGAAAACAAAACTAAAAGCAATCATTTTCTCCCTCCACCACCGCAATCTACTGCTCCGTCAACCCGTCCATTGTCAGCATCCCAGATTACACTGATTTAAGGATTTCACAGATTTCTTTTCCCAATCTCGTTTTTCACAATCAGCGTCATCAGCGCAATCTGCGTAATCAGCGATTCAGACATTTTTCCCCTCCACTACCGCGATCTCATCCTTCGTCAACCCATATAACCTTTGTACTTTGATTAGTGTCATCATTTTCATAGTGGAAAATGTCGTAAATATTTCTATTGCATTAATCAAATTTATTCCATATCATTGTTCAGTCTCATTTGCCATGTGTAAAAAGAGAACTTCGCCGCCGCAAGGCGGCGATTGCATTTTCAATGAACTGCCTCATGAAATTTTTTCTCTAACTGTCTTCTTTTTCTATTACCATCAATATAATGCGCGGAAGTAAGAAAATAAACATCACCAAAATTTTGTCTTCTTTTAATAAACACTGCCACATAATCAAAATTATAAAGCCAAATATAAGCAAAGACTTCATTGAATTCATGGTATTCAAAGAAGCGCACTTCAGTTTCTAAATAATGGTCAATTGAGGACCTCAACCAAGGCAGTCTTTCTGCTCTTCTTGGATCAAAATACCTCTCATACTGAGACTTCTCTTCACGTTCAATAAGATGCCAGAATCCCTCTTCGAATCCTTTTTCTCCGATTTTTCGATTGTACCATACCAGTAGGTTGTTAAGTCTTATCGGACCTTGTTTAAAATCTCTACAAAATATTTCATATAAATGGGAAAATATTTCATTAATATCACCGTTGCAATCGATCATTTCCGGCAACCACGTCGGTTTTTCTATGATCACACACACGGCCTGGGTCTCCAGATAAATAGATTAAATTTTCCCTCGGATGGTAAAGTACTTTTACTAAGAGCGAATCCCGACTGTTCTATGATCCTTTGAATTACTTTTATCTTGCCCTGATTGGTACTGAGTCCACGATGATAATATGACAAGGCCCCAATCAGCAGATCGGTCAATTGCAATACTTCGACTTCATGAGAACGGACCGGCTGTATTCGGGTTATTATATCTCTTGAGAAGTCATATTGATCATTACATAGCACCTCATGCAATTTTTCGATTCTCTGACCTCCCCGGGTATCTTTATAATCAAGGTAAATCCGGTATTTATTTCGCTGGTTAATGATTCCCTTAAGAAGTTCGAAATACATTTTATAGTACCATTTGTCATGGTCCTGATCGAATTTCTCATGATTCAGTTGAGATTTATTCAAAATCACCAGACCTCTGAAATGTAGTTCATTTTTCAAGAAGAAATAATCTATCAATTCAACGTAAAAGTCAACCTTTGAATCTGAAATCTTTGTCCATTTAATTTCGAATCGCTTTGATAATCCATGCTTTTCTTTTATAGCCCTTATTTCTTTGAAAATCTCATCCTTCCGGGCAGCCGGACACCAGACCGCTCCGAGTACCATCACATTGATGTGATCATTTTCCAAATGGCAACTCTCGTCACAATAAATACTAAATCTTTGCATAACTACTATCCATAATATTTACGAATTTATTCCTGTTCAATCATAGTCTTCATTTAATCATTTTAATCATAGTTCAAGACTCCACAATCGCAATCTCCTCCTCCGTCAGCCCATACAATTGATACACTAATTTGTCGATCTGCGCATCGGTGGCGGTAATCTGACACTGGATGACGTCTTTCTCCTGCGGCGTGTTGACCTCCGGCAGGTGCTTATGTAACACCAACATCGTCTCGACCAACGCTACCATGCGGTCGTGCCGGGCTTTGTCGGCCGGATTGCTGAAGTCGAAGGTGCTAATGGGAATTCTACAGTTCTGCAATCTTATGATCTCTTCACAACAGTGAGTTTGAAATCCCTGTCCTTTTTCGCTTCAACGGTTCCTTCGCATGCCATCCATGTCAGATGGAGGTGAACGGTCGTTGTCCCTTCCTTTTTTCCAATTATCGAAAAATTTCTCCCGATAATGTCGGTTTGGTAATTGTAATTCAGTCCGGCAATTGAAGTGTCTTCGATGCTCGGCTCACATTTCGGATACTCGACCAATCCATCGTCCGTTGAACCCAGGATAGATGTCTGCTCCCACCTCAGTTCATAATACTCCGTCAAATCAAGGTTTAACGATTCACCAACGGAGATCGTCGTGTCCGGTATCGTCTTCTTTTCATAAAAAACAAGATCGGCATGGCTGTCAGATAAACAGGAATACCAAACAACCGCACCGACTGTGATAGTAATTCCAAAACAAACCGCGATAGATTTCCTATAAAATCCCAACAGGTTTTTCATTTTCGTTTCCTCCTGATTATCAATAACCAATTTCATTCCCGTTAATCATCCGTATCACTTCATACGCAAATTCGATCCGGTACCTGCTCTCAAACTGGGTCATCAGATTTTTTCCTTCCACCACCTTTACCTCCTCTTCCGTCAACCAGTACATTGTCCGCACTTTGATTCATCTGATTTTCTGATTCACTATGATTCCATCCATCTTAATCATAGTCTTCATTTAATCATTTTAATCATAGTTCAAGACTTTTCTCCCTCCACCACCGCAATCTCTTCCTCAGTCAATCCGCATAACTGATACACTCACTGGTAAATCAATTCTAACATCTTGACTTTTGTCTGTTATTGTAGATTTTAGGAGTAATCACAACCTCCATTGATACAAAGAATACTGTCCGTTCTTATTTCTTTTATTGATTTTATTACCTCTAATTTTGGTCAATAACACATATTGATAATTAATGCCTTACATCCGGGTTAATTGTTCTGTTAAAAAAAAACCAACTTTTTTACCCCTGATTTTTGTCAATAAAATATTTGCGATATTTTTTCCCTCCAGTCGTTTGTAATTCTCCTGTTTTAACGAGACTATATAGAGTTATTCTTAATTTTCTTATGGGAATTTCTTCTCCAATGCGATTATGTATTTCCTCAATGAGTCCGCACGGATATTTATTTATGCCTTCGATAATAAGTTGTTTTAGTCTATGTCCCTCAATTTGCCGAAGATTGGTTTTTTCTAAAGCTGTACCTCGCAAGATAGACGGATTGATGTAGTACTGAGTACCTTTTGTTTTACCTTTGGTTAAAATAATTTTAGAACCTAACAACTTTCCTAACCAATTTTTTATCTGTTTATCATTACTACTCTGAATTTGCTTTGAAAATTCAGTTGCGATTATGCTTCTGTGTTGAGCAATTATTCCTAAACAGATTATTTCTTTCTGGCTGAGGTAATACTGACTTTTTAGTTTTTCAACAAGAGAAATTACTTCTGGGTTTTTAATTTGTTTATAAATCGTAACCTGAACTCTATCATCTCCTTCTTCTACAACCGGTGGATTTTTAGATTCACTTAATTGGATTTCATACATTTTGTCGTAACCACTACCCTCTCTCTCCATTAAATTCAAATCATAAAAAATTTTTGACAGGTGCTCATTGCGTTTTACCGATTGATGTAAAATATTACTTGGAGTTACACCCATAGGTAATAAGCCGGGATTATGAAACTCCACTCGATCATAAAATAAATTTATGAAAATATCTCCACGGGTCGTATAAGGTCTATGTACTAGAGCATTTGCAAGTAACTCTCTTATTACATTTTCATTGTAATGGAAAATCATCTTCCTTCCAAATATTCCTTCTGAGATTTCAACACCTTCTTTCCATTCAGGTATTTTTTCCCAGACACTCTGAATCAATTCTATGGGATTTTGAGAAAAATCGTCCCACAGTTCTTTTTTGACTTTATTTCCATTTTCATCGTATTTAATGAATTGAACAGCAGGTGCATACATAAGTCTGGCCCTCTGCTCACGTTTCCCAATCCAGAGTATCCCTAAATTCGTGAGGTACGTCCCATCGTACATTAGATAATAGAATAGAATTTCTTCTTTGCTTTTAACTTTTATAAAATCCGATACTCTTCCGGAATTTTTAATTCCATCGATAAATTGTTGTAGTTTAATTTGACTGCATTCCTCAATGGTCACCTTTTGAACTACTCTCGTTTCCCAATTATACGCAGGCTTATCATTGAATAATCGCTGTAATTCATCGGGTAAAACCGGTTTACAATGATCTGCGATGCGTATGTAATATTGTCCGTCGGTTGTTGAGGCAATCGAACTTAAATTTGGCAGTATTTTTATTTCGATAAATTCAGAATCGTTGGGTGCGATTTTTACGGATATATCAACTCCGACATTAATTGTGAGTTCACTAATCCGTCTGCGAATGGTTT contains:
- a CDS encoding DUF3800 domain-containing protein, producing the protein MQRFSIYCDESCHLENDHINVMVLGAVWCPAARKDEIFKEIRAIKEKHGLSKRFEIKWTKISDSKVDFYVELIDYFFLKNELHFRGLVILNKSQLNHEKFDQDHDKWYYKMYFELLKGIINQRNKYRIYLDYKDTRGGQRIEKLHEVLCNDQYDFSRDIITRIQPVRSHEVEVLQLTDLLIGALSYYHRGLSTNQGKIKVIQRIIEQSGFALSKSTLPSEGKFNLFIWRPRPCV
- a CDS encoding transcriptional regulator encodes the protein MNENQYIEKKSLCLFTNNNPDWKSLARGCVSFANARGGLIAIGIENHEEYPPAKQQIPEQLAETIRRRISELTINVGVDISVKIAPNDSEFIEIKILPNLSSIASTTDGQYYIRIADHCKPVLPDELQRLFNDKPAYNWETRVVQKVTIEECSQIKLQQFIDGIKNSGRVSDFIKVKSKEEILFYYLMYDGTYLTNLGILWIGKREQRARLMYAPAVQFIKYDENGNKVKKELWDDFSQNPIELIQSVWEKIPEWKEGVEISEGIFGRKMIFHYNENVIRELLANALVHRPYTTRGDIFINLFYDRVEFHNPGLLPMGVTPSNILHQSVKRNEHLSKIFYDLNLMEREGSGYDKMYEIQLSESKNPPVVEEGDDRVQVTIYKQIKNPEVISLVEKLKSQYYLSQKEIICLGIIAQHRSIIATEFSKQIQSSNDKQIKNWLGKLLGSKIILTKGKTKGTQYYINPSILRGTALEKTNLRQIEGHRLKQLIIEGINKYPCGLIEEIHNRIGEEIPIRKLRITLYSLVKTGELQTTGGKKYRKYFIDKNQG